Proteins found in one Oryza glaberrima chromosome 4, OglaRS2, whole genome shotgun sequence genomic segment:
- the LOC127770650 gene encoding uncharacterized protein LOC127770650, with translation MLLRSSSTPFLHSFLSPSSAAAAPSSLQLRRAFSDGHLPSLHPSSDGGGGSKNNTTGLHTELSFSIYNTFNKMAPPPPPVQEKEEAEQQQAPGEPKLPLFLARGLGIDRIASGLFTAGGGGDGGNGGAGRMSAVEEEHAEKVAALDAQYKRMMDEQPGDALFLRNYAQFLHEVKGDARRAEEYYSRAMLADPSDGEIMSQYAKLVWEVHRDQDRSLTYFHKSVQAAPHNSNVLAAYASFLWEQDDDDDDDLGEGKQDVAGAAQPGHVRQLASVAV, from the exons ATGCTGCTGAGGAGCTCGTCGACGCCGTTCCTGCACTCCTtcctctcgccgtcgtcggcggcggctgcgccgtcCTCTCTCCAGCTGCGGCGAGCCTTCTCCGACGGCCACCTGCCTTCCCTCCACCCGTCCtccgacggtggtggtggtagcaAGAACAATACCACCGGCCTCCACACGGAGCTCTCCTTCTCCATCTACAACACCTTCAACaagatggcgccgccgccgccgccggtgcaggagaaggaggaggctgagcagcagcaggccCCCGGGGAGCCGAAGCTGCCGCTGTTCTTGGCGAGAGGCCTCGGGATCGACCGCATCGCTTCCGGCCTgttcaccgccggcggcggcggcgacggcggcaacggtGGCGCTGGGAGGATGAGCGccgtggaggaggagcacgccgagaaggtggcggcgctcgACGCGCAGTACAAGAGGATGATGGACGAGCAGCCGGGCGACGCGCTGTTCCTGCGCAACTACGCGCAGTTCCTGCACGAG GTGAAGGGCGACGCGAGGAGGGCGGAGGAGTACTACTCGCGCGCCATGCTGGCGGATCCCAGCGACGGCGAGATCATGTCGCAGTACGCCAAGCTGGTGTGGGAGGTGCACCGCGATCAGGACAGATCCCTCACCTACTTCCACAAGTCCGTGCAGGCCGCGCCGCACAACAG CAATGTCCTCGCCGCGTACGCCAGCTTCCTGTGGGaacaggacgacgacgacgacgacgacctcggagAAGGCAAGCAGGACGTGGCCGGGGCGGCGCAGCCGGGGCATGTGAGGCAGCTGGCTTCCGTGGCCGTTTGA
- the LOC127770649 gene encoding nuclear transport factor 2-like, with protein sequence MGGRYHMEMPTGMRELDRVQQQIASHPYAFEVCSYFLQGYYNVLANSPELACQFYTDYSTAVRLDCQTMKSSFGETVEEINDMIISMNVHKIEVKTANFVQSWGGALQMLVTGLVQLKDYPVRKRFAQTMLLAPQDNGYYVFSDIFKLICDEYDYYEGADYSHTDNILQMDAHNTMTETASDCMPEELEAKEALAPADIEERGPAFMPENHEVQQQDPLEYGVVIDDDSPSEELTPSFPSSTDSKQDAPLGPIVHPSVTTPEEEPMGEPTKQTYASVLRTKGHPSHQAIHSIPLNKATASSVESQLNGHMTKQVQPVHEKANLDTRYDASGPEDEEEFLSVYIGNLSPSTSVFDLEKVFQAFGRIKPDGVAIRSRKEAGIFFGFVEYEDMSGIHNALRASPIELNGHLIHVEERRQIYRGGGARRGRGRPTDFSRGQSGGRYDGDYATRSKGNGYQRRV encoded by the exons ATGGGGGGGCGGTACCACATGGAGATGCCCACCGGGATGAGGGAGCTGGACCGCGTGCAGCAGCAGATCGCCAGCCACCCCTACGCCTTCGAG GTGTGCTCCTACTTCTTGCAGGGGTACTACAACGTGCTCGCGAACAGCCCGGAGCTGGCGTGCCAATTCTACACGGATTACAGCACCGCCGTGAGGCTGGACTGCCAGACGATGAAATCCTCGTTCGGGGAGACTGTTGAG GAAATCAATGACATGATCATATCCATGAATGTACACAAGATTGAGGTTAAGACAGCTAATTTCGTGCAGTCATGGGGTGGGGCTCTCCAGATGTTGGTTACTGGCCTAGTGCAATTAAAGGACTACCCTGTTCGCAAGAGATTTGCTCAGACTATGCTTCTTGCTCCTCAGGATAATGGATATTATGTATTCAGTGACATCTTTAAGCTTATCTGTGATGAATATGATTACTATGAAGGGGCTGATTACAGTCACACTGACAACATTCTCCAGATGGATGCTCATAATACCATGACTGAAACAG CGTCTGATTGTATGCCTGAAGAACTTGAGGCAAAGGAAGCTTTAGCTCCTGCTGATATTGAGGAAAGGGGTCCTGCTTTTATGCCTGAAAATCATGAAGTTCAGCAGCAAGATCCTTTGGAATATGGGGTTGTGATCGACGATGATTCTCCTTCTGAAGAGCTTACTCCTTCGTTCCCCAGTTCTACTGACAGTAAACAGGATGCACCTCTTGGCCCCATTGTCCATCCTTCTGTAACTACCCCTGAGGAAGAGCCTATGGGagaaccaaccaaacaaacatACGCTTCAGTG CTGCGAACAAAAGGACACCCTAGCCATCAGGCTATTCACTCCATTCCTCTCAACAAGGCCACGGCAAGTAGTGTGGAGTCACAACTGAATGGACATATGACTAAGCAGGTGCAGCCTGTGCATGAAAAAGCCAACCTGGACACCCGTTATGATGCTAGCGGCCCTGAGGATGAAG AAGAGTTTTTGTCAGTTTATATTGGGAACCTTTCTCCATCTACTTCAGTCTTTGATCTTGAGAAGGTATTCCAGGCTTTTGGAAGAATTAAACCTGACGGGGTTGCTATACGGAGCCGCAAG GAGGCTGGAATTTTCTTTGGCTTTGTTGAGTACGAAGACATGTCTGGTATCCATAATGCTTTGAGG GCATCTCCAATAGAGCTGAATGGCCACTTAATACATGTTGAAGAGAGGAGGCAAATCTATCGGGGAGGTGGAGCAA GACGGGGGAGAGGAAGACCTACTGACTTCTCTAGGGGTCAATCGGGTGGGCGGTATGATGGGGATTATGCTACTCGGTCAAAGGGAAATGGGTACCAAAGAAGGGTTTGA